The sequence below is a genomic window from Cytobacillus luteolus.
GGATCAAACTCTCCAATAGAGTTGATTAGCTCATGCTAAAACAATTTTTAAAACAAACATTGACGCTTGTGTTGTGTTCAGTTTTCAAAGAACTTGTTTGCTTGTCCGTTAGCCAAGCAGCTTTATTATATTATCACTTTGATAATTTAATGTCAACAACTAATTTAAGTTGTTTTTAACTTAATCGCCGTCATCAGCGACGTTTAATAATATACCATCTTAGAAAAAACTTTGCAACAACTATTTCAATAAAATATTCATAGAATTTTTCCCCTAAATAAAAAGGTGATTCTTCGTCCGAAGAATCACCTTATACTTTTATTATCTGTTACGCATTTGCGGGAACAATAAAACATCTCTAATAGATGGAGAGTTCGTCAGTAACATTACTAGACGATCAATTCCTATACCTAATCCACCTGTTGGTGGCATTCCATACTCTAGTGCTTCGATGAAATCTTCATCCATTTCATGAGCTTCATCATTTCCTTGTTCACGTTCTTTAAGTTGTTCTTCAAATCTACCCTTTTGGTCTATTGGGTCATTTAATTCCGTAAAAGCATTTGCGTGCTCACGCCCTACAATGAATAATTCAAAACGATCCGTAAAACGTGGATCTTCTGGATTTTTCTTTGCTAGTGGTGATATTTCTACAGGATGTCCATAGATAAATGTAGGTTGAATTAGTTTATCTTCGATTTTTTGCTCGAAAAATTCATTCACAATATGACCGTATAACATATTATCTTTGATATCTACTCCATGCTCTTTTGCAAGTGCACGAGCTTCTTCTACACTCGTTTCTTTCCAGAAGTCAACACCAACATATTCTTTAATCGCATCGACCATATGAAGTCTTTTCCACTCAGGTTTTAAATCAATCTGAGCATCTCCATATTGAACAGTTGTTGTACCTAATACTTCTTGAGCGATATGCGCAACTAAGTTTTCAGTTAAATTCATAATATCCTTATAATCAGCGTACGCTTCATATAGCTCAATCATTGTAAATTCCGGGTTGTGACGAGTTGATACACCTTCATTTCTAAACACTCGTCCAATTTCATAAACCTTTTCTAGTCCACCAACAATTAATCTCTTTAAATGTAATTCGATTGCAATTCGCATATATAGAGGAATATCAAGAGCATTATGGTGAGTCAGGAATGGACGAGCAGAAGCTCCTCCTGCGATAGCGTGCATCATTGGTGTTTCTACTTCTAAGTAACCATGATCATCTAAATAACGTCGCATCGCTCTAATAATTTGGCTTCTAGCTATAAATGTTTCTTTGCTTTCCGGGTTCATAATTAAATCTAAATAACGTTGGCGGTAACGTTGCTCAACGTCCTTAAGACCGTGGAATTTTTCAGGTAAAGGTCTAAGAGCCTTAGTTAAAATTTCAAATGACTTAACTTTAATTGAAAGCTCGCCTACCTGTGTTTTGAAGATCGTACCAGTGATCCCTACGATATCCCCTAAGTCTGCTGTATCGAATACCTCATACTGCTCATCACCGACAGCATCCTTACGAACATAGAGCTGAATTTGTCCAGATAAATCTTGAATATGTGCAAATCCCGCTTTTCCTTTTCCTCGTTTAGTCATAATTCGCCCGGCAATTGTGACTGAAATTTCTTTTTCATCCAACTCTTCTTTCGAGAACTGATCATATAATTCTACCAGTTCTTTTGCCAGGTTTGTACGTTCAAATCTTTTACCAAAGGGATCTAGACCTGCTTCTGTAAGCTTATGTAGTTTCTCTCTTCTCACTCGCAATTGGTCATTTAATTCTTCATGACTCATAAAATCAACTCCAAAAATTTATTTTGTTATAAGATTGAATGCTAGTTTATGTAAGTAGAAAAACTGCCAGTTTACGGACTGGCAGTGGGTATTACGTTAGGGGTATTATAGGCGAGCCTCAAGGGGATGTCAAACAACTTGAGCATTGCCTTGCATTTTGGCTTCAACCTCTTCAACAAATCCATTTAGTAGTCCCACAAGTTGATTACGAGTATCACATTCGTTGATTTGGTTACGCACCGTTGCATTACCACGAATTCCTTTTAAATACCAGGCAGCATGCTTACGCATTTCTCTTACTGCAACATTTTCATTTTTTAAATCGATTAAGCGGTCAAGGTGTAACACACACACATCGATTTTTTCTCGAACGGACGGTTCTTCAATTAACTCACCTGATTCAAGATATTTAACGGTTTGATAGATCACCCATGGGTTTCCAAGTGCTGCTCTACCAATCATTACACCATCAACACCAGTCTCATCAAGCATACGTTTAGCATCCTGAGGTGTCTGAACATCCCCATTACCAATGACAGGTATTGAAACAGATTGCTTTACTTGTTTAATGATATCCCAATTGGCATGACCTTCATACATTTGAACACGAGTTCTTCCATGAAGAGCAACCGCTTGACCACCAGCACGTTCAACCGCTTGAGCATTTTGAATCGCATAAATATGCTCTTCATCCCAGCCCATACGCATTTTAACTGTAACTGGTTTATCTACTGCATCAACAACAGCTGATACCATCTCATATATTTTATTTGGATCTAGCAACCACTTTGCCCCAGCATCACACTTTGTAATTTTAGGAACTGGACATCCCATGTTGATGTCAATAATATCTGCTGTTGTATTTTTATCAACATATTTAGCCGCTTCAACTAGCGTGTCCTTCTCACCACCAAAGATTTGTAAGCTGAGTGGCTTTTCACGCTCATCTATATAAAGCATATCCATAGTCTTTGCATTATTAAATAGTATCGCTTTGTCACTTACCATTTCTGCACAAACTAGCCCTGCACCAAATTCCTTTACAGTCAAACGAAAGGCCGAGTTACATACGCCCGCCATCGGTGCAAGCACTACCTGGTTTTTCATTTGAATATCACCGATTTTCAACATGGTATAACCTCCTTTTTTTCTTAATCACTAACGTCTTTCGGTTTTAGTTCTTCTAACGATATATTTAAAGCTTGTGCTATATCTTCTAATAAATCATCCTTAGGAACACGATTACCACGTTCTATTTCTCCTAGAACAGAGACTGAGACTCCTAGATCCTTCGCAAACCCTTCTTGAGTGAAACCTTTTAGTTTTCGAAAAGCTCGTATACGTCTTCCCCATTTTTCTGCTTCCATACACGTACACCTTCTCTATCTCTTAATTCATCTATATTCAAAGCTGCGAGCTCATGAGTTGGTATGACTACATTTTGCTCTACTTCAAGTAACGGTATCATCACAAATGCTCTTTCTGTCATCCGTGGGTGTGGAATAATTAACTCTTCCGTTTCAATATTTTCGTGATTATACAGCAAAATGTCAAGGTCCAATGTTCTTGGGCCCCATTTAATTTCCCTTTTCCTGCCATTCTCTGTTTCAATAACTTGATTAGCACGCAATAATTCAATCATAGAAAGCTCTGTTATTACTTTAATTACCATATTCAAAAAAGGAGCTTGATCTTCATAGCCTACAGGGTCAGTTTCATAAATTGAAGACCCTTTTTCTACATGAATATGCTTATGATTGTTTAGTGAATGGACTGCTTGACGTAAATGTTCTAGACGATTTTCTATGTTTGAACCAATGGCTATATAAGCTATATTACTCATTTAACGACTCCTTGTTATTTCAACAGCTACTGATTGATAATGTCCTGGGATAGGCGGATCCGGCTTTATCATTTTTACTGTGACGGTATTGATTAACGGAAATTCTTTTAATATCTTGGAGGTTAATTGCTCTGCCACAGATTCCAATAGTTTATAAGGTTGTCCTTCCACAATGTCCTTGCAAAAATTATATAATTCCCCGTAATTAACTGTATACTCTAGCTGATCTGTCATTCCTGCTGTTTTCAAATCAAGTTCTACAACTAAATCAACGATAAACCGTTGACCTAACTTATTTTCCTCTGGAAACACTCCATGGTAACCATAAAACTCCATTCGATTCACAAATATCTTGTCGATTTGATTCGCCCCCTATTTACCTACTAAAACATCCATTACTTTAGCAAGACGTGCGTTAAGTAAAATATCATGTACTCTCACTATTTGACATCCTTTTTGAATTCCCAAACAAGTCGTTGCACCTGTACCTTCCCCACGGTGTTCTGGTGGCAAATCAAGTATTTGTCCAATAAATGATTTTCGTGATGTACCTAACAGAACCGGAAATCCTAATTCGGTAATTTTTTCTAAGTTTTGAAGAGCCTCAATATTTTGTTCAAAGTTTTTTGCAAACCCAATTCCCGGGTCTAAAATAATTTTCTCGTCACGAACACCCGCTGCTCGCACGATCGAAATGCTTTCTTGCAAATCTGAAATCATATCGGGCACAAGATCTTGGTAATCTCGATTATCTCTGTTATGCATAAGAATAATCGGAACCTTATACGTAGCTGCTACTTCCGCCATCTTTTTATCGGCTTTCGCTCCCCAAACATCATTAATGATATGTGCTCCAGCCTCAATTGCTTGCTTTGCAACCTCAGCTTTATACGTATCAATTGAGATAGGGACACTAATCTCTTTAGAAAGGGCCTTTATAATGGGGATAACACGAGCTAATTCCTCTTCCTGAGATACTTTAGCAGATCCAGGTCTAGTTGATTCTCCACCTACATCAATGATGTCCGCTCCTTGCTCAATCATTTCTTTGGCATGGATAATCGCACTCTCTACCTGAGTATATTTACCTCCGTCAGAGAATGAATCTGGGGTAATATTTAAAATTCCCATTATTAACGTTTTCTTTGACAAATCTAATGTGTAAGGTCCACAGGATATACTAGTATTCTTCATATCCACTTACTTCCTCTCGTAATCCAGTACGACTCCAGAGTCTTCTTCTCTGCTCAGCATATAATTTTTGCAACTTTAATGTTACTAACCCTTTATTTCCCGGTAAGGAGATATTGTTTATCTTTGAGAGTGGGACAATTTCTTGTACTGAATTTGTTATAAATGCCTCATCACACGCTTCAATTTCTTCAGGTTGATAGTAACCTATTTCACTGCAAATACCATGACAGCTTGCTAGCTCCAAAATAAAACGCCTAGTAACCCCGTCTAAGATACCGGTTTCTACCGAAGGCGTAAATAGCTTATCATCTTTTATCCAAAATAAGTTTGAGGTTACTCCTTCTGCTAGATAACCTTCTTTATTTAAAAAGACTCCCTCTACAGTAGGATTTCCCCCTATTTCTCGTTTCCCAATAACATTATTAAGAAAATGGTGAGATTTTAATCGAGTAGCACCTTCAGGAGAATTTCTTCTATGCTCTAAGATTATAGCTTCTTTTTCTAAGCCTTCAACTAACTTTGGTAGGGGTTTCACAAAGACAATCACTGTTGGATTATTGTAACCTTCAACCTGTAATCCAACTTCACCTATCCCCGCTGATACATTAAAGCGTATATAAGCGTCCTTTAAATCATTCTTTTCAAGTAAAAGATCTACAATGGACTTAACATCTTCTCTGTTTGCAGTATAGTTTATTTGAAGTTCCTTAAGTGCCCCGTTCAAGCGGGCAAGATGGTCATCAAGTAAAAATGGGTGACCATCATATGTCCTTAAGGTTTCAAACACCCCAAGACCATATAGAAAACCATGGTCAAAAGGGGATATTTTCGCTTCGTCTTGCTTTACGTATTCTCCATTTAGATAGATGTACATACTTCATCTTCTTTTTTATATTTTTCTATAAAATTCGTTAACATTTGCTTTCCGAAAGATGTCATGATTGATTCAGGGTGAAATTGAACACCTTCAATAGGCAGTGTTTTATGACGCAATGCCATAATCTCATCTTCTGTGGTCCATGCAGATATCTCAAGGCATTCAGGGAACGTTTCTTTCTTAACGATTAAAGAATGATAACGAGTAGCTGTAAATGGGTTATCTAGACCTTCAAATATCGTCTTCCCATCATGATGAATCTCTGAAGTTTTACCGTGCATAAGGCGCTCCGCACGAACAACATCTCCTCCAAAAACTTGAGCAATAGATTGATGTCCTAGACATACACCAAATATCGGAATCTTCCCTGCGAAATGTTCAATTACTTTTAAACTAATTCCGGCTTCATTAGGACTACAAGGGCCTGGAGAAATCATCAAATAATCAGGGTTTAATTGCTCTATTTCCTCAAGGGTAATTTCATCATTTCGTTTTACTAATAACTCCTGACCTAATTCCCCTAGATACTGTACTAAATTAAAGGTAAAAGAATCGTAATTATCAATCATTAGTATCATAATGCTCACCTCATACTCTTATTTTCAACTATCTCTTCTTCACTCAGCTCTTTTGCTTTCCATAAGGCTATGGCCTTTTTTAATGATTCCTTGTACTCTTGGCGTGGATTTGAGTCTATCACAACACCCGCTCCTGCCTGCACATGTGCAATACCGTTTTTAGCAATTAGGGTTCGGATCGTGATATTTAGTTCCAGGTCACCCGAAAAGCCAATCCACCCTATTGACCCTGTATATAGCCCTCTTCGAACAGGCTCTAACTCTTCAATGATTTCCATTGTTCTTACCTTCGGAGCACCCGTAATGGTCCCTCCAGGAAAGGTTGCCTTAATTAAATCAAAGCCAGTTTTATCATTAGCCAGTTTACCCCTTACATTTGAAACAATATGCATAACATGGGAATACTTCTCGATCGTCATAAATTCATTTACCTCGACACTTCCGTATTCACTCACTCGCCCAAGGTCGTTTCTTTCAAGGTCTACTAGCATAACATGCTCTGCACGTTCCTTCTCATTTTCAATAAGTTCATTAGCTAATTGTAAATCCTCTTGATCATCTCTACCTCTTGACCTTGTCCCAGCTATCGGTCTAGTACTAATTTCATCACCCTTCTTCTTCACCAGTAGTTCAGGGGAAGCACTAACCACCTGAAATTCTGGCAGTTGCATGTAGGACATATAAGGTGAAGGGTTAACACTACGTAACGTCTCATATATATTAAGCGGATGTGTTTGCAATGGTCTTGATTGTCTAACCGATAAATTAACCTGGAAGACGTCACCCATCGCAATATATTCTCTTATTCTTTCAACTGCTGTAACAAACTCTTCCTCTGTAAATGAATAAGGTCGTTCAATTTGTTGGTTCGACTTAGTTAATAACGGGAAAGTATCATCGTTTAATTCATTTGTCCATAATTGCTCGTAAAACCCTATACGGTCTTTTGCATCTTCCTCTTCACCAGGTAGGTAATGAGTGATTATCCAAAAAGCATTGTCTTGATGATCTATAACAAAGACATCATCAAATATTAAAAAATATAAGTCAGGTGTTTCTAAATCATCTTCTGCTAATGTATCAAGCTTTTCGATATACCTAGCACAATCATAACTAAAATAACCGATTGCACCACCTTGGAAGTCTGGGTAGTCTGGATTGTGTTCAGTTTTAAACTGCCCAAGCCATTCTTCCATTAACTCTAACGGATTCCCTGTAAGGACTTCTTTCTTTTGATCATAAGTGACTTCTAGCTTATAATTTTTCCCTTTTAAGATAGCGTAAGGACGTAACCCTATAATACTATACCTTCCCCCACGACCACTTTCTAATAAGACATGATGAGATTCATGCTTGGAAATTGCTTTATATTGTTTAAACCAATTTATATTATTTAATTGTATCTTCCTAGCTAATGGAGCTCTTGCAAGCTTCATTATTTCATCCTCCTCGGAAAACATTCATGTGGTTATACGAATAACCCTATTGTACATGATTATCTTCGAGTGTTCATCATTTCATACTTAAAAAAGAATAGAGAACAAAAAAAAAACAGTCAAGCGACTGTTTATTATTCTTGGTCAAACTGATATAAAGGGGTGCTTAGGTAACGTTCACCATTACTCGGAATAATTGCGAGTACTTTTTTACCTTTACCTAGCTGTTCTGCAACTTTTAGCGCTGCATAAATAGCTGCTCCTGAAGAAATACCACCTAAGATTCCCTCTTCACGTGCTGCACGGCGCGCATATTCAAATGCCTCGTCGTTTTTAACCGTAATAACCTCGTCATAAATCTTTGTATCTAGTATATCTGGAACAAACCCTGCCCCAATTCCTTGTATTTTGTGAGGACCAGGTTTCCCACCAGATAATACAGGCGAGTCAGTAGGCTCTACAGCAACAATTTTAATAGAAGGAAACTTTTCTTTTAAAACTTCACCAGCACCCGTTATTGTTCCACCCGTTCCGATCCCAGAGACGAAAGCATCTAGCCCATCCGGCATTTGTTCAACGATTTCTTTGCCTGTTGTTAATCGGTGAATTTCCGGATTTGCTTCATTCTTAAATTGTTGAGGCATGAAATATCCATGTTCTTTTGCAAGTTCATCTGCTTTTCGTATTGCTCCACCCATTCCCTCTGCGCCAGGTGTTAGAACTAGTTCCGCACCATAAGCACGTAAAAGGTTGCGGCGTTCCATACTCATCGTATCAGGCATAACTAGAATGGCCTTGATGCCTTTTGCTGCTGCAACCATTGCTAGACCAATTCCTGTATTCCCACTAGTCGGCTCAATAATTGTATCCCCTTGCTTTAATTTACCTTCTCTTTCTGCAGCATCGATCATTGCTAAAGCAATTCGATCTTTTACACTACTTCCAGGATTCATAAATTCTAATTTCAGATAAACATCAGCACTATTTTCACCGACAAGGCGATTTAATTTTACGATTGGTGTTTGCCCTACTAACTCATGAATTGAATTTGCTACACGTGTCATCCTGCCCCACCCCTAATTCCAAGTATTTTTATTGGTTATATCGAATTTAACAGATTTTATTCAGATTTGTCAATAAATTTACATTTAACAAACCTTATTGTTTTTCATCATAA
It includes:
- the lysS gene encoding lysine--tRNA ligase — translated: MSHEELNDQLRVRREKLHKLTEAGLDPFGKRFERTNLAKELVELYDQFSKEELDEKEISVTIAGRIMTKRGKGKAGFAHIQDLSGQIQLYVRKDAVGDEQYEVFDTADLGDIVGITGTIFKTQVGELSIKVKSFEILTKALRPLPEKFHGLKDVEQRYRQRYLDLIMNPESKETFIARSQIIRAMRRYLDDHGYLEVETPMMHAIAGGASARPFLTHHNALDIPLYMRIAIELHLKRLIVGGLEKVYEIGRVFRNEGVSTRHNPEFTMIELYEAYADYKDIMNLTENLVAHIAQEVLGTTTVQYGDAQIDLKPEWKRLHMVDAIKEYVGVDFWKETSVEEARALAKEHGVDIKDNMLYGHIVNEFFEQKIEDKLIQPTFIYGHPVEISPLAKKNPEDPRFTDRFELFIVGREHANAFTELNDPIDQKGRFEEQLKEREQGNDEAHEMDEDFIEALEYGMPPTGGLGIGIDRLVMLLTNSPSIRDVLLFPQMRNR
- the dusB gene encoding tRNA dihydrouridine synthase DusB; the encoded protein is MLKIGDIQMKNQVVLAPMAGVCNSAFRLTVKEFGAGLVCAEMVSDKAILFNNAKTMDMLYIDEREKPLSLQIFGGEKDTLVEAAKYVDKNTTADIIDINMGCPVPKITKCDAGAKWLLDPNKIYEMVSAVVDAVDKPVTVKMRMGWDEEHIYAIQNAQAVERAGGQAVALHGRTRVQMYEGHANWDIIKQVKQSVSIPVIGNGDVQTPQDAKRMLDETGVDGVMIGRAALGNPWVIYQTVKYLESGELIEEPSVREKIDVCVLHLDRLIDLKNENVAVREMRKHAAWYLKGIRGNATVRNQINECDTRNQLVGLLNGFVEEVEAKMQGNAQVV
- a CDS encoding helix-turn-helix domain-containing protein translates to MEAEKWGRRIRAFRKLKGFTQEGFAKDLGVSVSVLGEIERGNRVPKDDLLEDIAQALNISLEELKPKDVSD
- the folK gene encoding 2-amino-4-hydroxy-6-hydroxymethyldihydropteridine diphosphokinase, whose translation is MSNIAYIAIGSNIENRLEHLRQAVHSLNNHKHIHVEKGSSIYETDPVGYEDQAPFLNMVIKVITELSMIELLRANQVIETENGRKREIKWGPRTLDLDILLYNHENIETEELIIPHPRMTERAFVMIPLLEVEQNVVIPTHELAALNIDELRDREGVRVWKQKNGEDVYELFEN
- the folB gene encoding dihydroneopterin aldolase gives rise to the protein MDKIFVNRMEFYGYHGVFPEENKLGQRFIVDLVVELDLKTAGMTDQLEYTVNYGELYNFCKDIVEGQPYKLLESVAEQLTSKILKEFPLINTVTVKMIKPDPPIPGHYQSVAVEITRSR
- the folP gene encoding dihydropteroate synthase, whose translation is MKNTSISCGPYTLDLSKKTLIMGILNITPDSFSDGGKYTQVESAIIHAKEMIEQGADIIDVGGESTRPGSAKVSQEEELARVIPIIKALSKEISVPISIDTYKAEVAKQAIEAGAHIINDVWGAKADKKMAEVAATYKVPIILMHNRDNRDYQDLVPDMISDLQESISIVRAAGVRDEKIILDPGIGFAKNFEQNIEALQNLEKITELGFPVLLGTSRKSFIGQILDLPPEHRGEGTGATTCLGIQKGCQIVRVHDILLNARLAKVMDVLVGK
- the pabC gene encoding aminodeoxychorismate lyase, with protein sequence MYIYLNGEYVKQDEAKISPFDHGFLYGLGVFETLRTYDGHPFLLDDHLARLNGALKELQINYTANREDVKSIVDLLLEKNDLKDAYIRFNVSAGIGEVGLQVEGYNNPTVIVFVKPLPKLVEGLEKEAIILEHRRNSPEGATRLKSHHFLNNVIGKREIGGNPTVEGVFLNKEGYLAEGVTSNLFWIKDDKLFTPSVETGILDGVTRRFILELASCHGICSEIGYYQPEEIEACDEAFITNSVQEIVPLSKINNISLPGNKGLVTLKLQKLYAEQRRRLWSRTGLREEVSGYEEY
- the pabA gene encoding aminodeoxychorismate/anthranilate synthase component II, whose protein sequence is MILMIDNYDSFTFNLVQYLGELGQELLVKRNDEITLEEIEQLNPDYLMISPGPCSPNEAGISLKVIEHFAGKIPIFGVCLGHQSIAQVFGGDVVRAERLMHGKTSEIHHDGKTIFEGLDNPFTATRYHSLIVKKETFPECLEISAWTTEDEIMALRHKTLPIEGVQFHPESIMTSFGKQMLTNFIEKYKKEDEVCTSI
- a CDS encoding anthranilate synthase component I family protein — translated: MKLARAPLARKIQLNNINWFKQYKAISKHESHHVLLESGRGGRYSIIGLRPYAILKGKNYKLEVTYDQKKEVLTGNPLELMEEWLGQFKTEHNPDYPDFQGGAIGYFSYDCARYIEKLDTLAEDDLETPDLYFLIFDDVFVIDHQDNAFWIITHYLPGEEEDAKDRIGFYEQLWTNELNDDTFPLLTKSNQQIERPYSFTEEEFVTAVERIREYIAMGDVFQVNLSVRQSRPLQTHPLNIYETLRSVNPSPYMSYMQLPEFQVVSASPELLVKKKGDEISTRPIAGTRSRGRDDQEDLQLANELIENEKERAEHVMLVDLERNDLGRVSEYGSVEVNEFMTIEKYSHVMHIVSNVRGKLANDKTGFDLIKATFPGGTITGAPKVRTMEIIEELEPVRRGLYTGSIGWIGFSGDLELNITIRTLIAKNGIAHVQAGAGVVIDSNPRQEYKESLKKAIALWKAKELSEEEIVENKSMR
- the cysK gene encoding cysteine synthase A, whose protein sequence is MTRVANSIHELVGQTPIVKLNRLVGENSADVYLKLEFMNPGSSVKDRIALAMIDAAEREGKLKQGDTIIEPTSGNTGIGLAMVAAAKGIKAILVMPDTMSMERRNLLRAYGAELVLTPGAEGMGGAIRKADELAKEHGYFMPQQFKNEANPEIHRLTTGKEIVEQMPDGLDAFVSGIGTGGTITGAGEVLKEKFPSIKIVAVEPTDSPVLSGGKPGPHKIQGIGAGFVPDILDTKIYDEVITVKNDEAFEYARRAAREEGILGGISSGAAIYAALKVAEQLGKGKKVLAIIPSNGERYLSTPLYQFDQE